CCGTCTGGACAGTCTGACCTGTTCACACGGCCGGGTCGGGATTGTCCACACAGCCGGCCGGCACAGAGCCCTCCACAGGTACCATCTAATCCCTGCACACTGCCGGGACTGGCTCTGGCTTGTCCACACGGCTGGCACGGGCCCGTCCACACTGAACGGTGTAACCTGTCCACACAGTGCGCACAGACCCGGCCACACCCTCGGGTCTGGCGTGTCCACACAGACCGCTCTAACCCGTCCACACGGCGGGGTCTGGCCTGTCCACAAGAGGGCTTCGACCTGTCCATGGGGCCGAGTCTGGCCCCTCGCAGGGGCAGTCCAGCGCCCAGACCTCCCTGCGCCAGCGGGTCCCGCTGGTCTGTACGGGGCTCGCCGCTCAggagccgggctgggcagggctgctggCTGCGGAGCGGGCAGGCTCTCGGGGCTCGCCTCGAGGAGCTGTGAGCGATCCCCGCCTCGTGTGGACACGGTCCTCTTCCAGCCGCCGATGCGGGACGCTGGgcaagggggggcagggaggtctGTGTATCTTGGGgcgctggagctgggggtgtctCTCGGCGGGGGGGCTGCACACAGGGGCTCGGTGGGGGTGTCTCTGGGTGGGGGGGCGGTACTGAGGGTgtctgggcgggggggctgcacacGGGGTNNNNNNNNNNNNNNNNNNNNNNNNNNNNNNNNNNNNNNNNNNNNNNNNNNNNNNNNNNNNNNNNNNNNNNNNNNNNNNNNNNNNNNNNNNNNNNNNNNNNNNNNNNNNNNNNNNNNNNNNNNNNNNNNNNNNNNNNNNNNNNNNNNNNNNNNNNNNNNNNNNNNNNNNNNNNNNNNNNNNNNNNNNNNNNNNNNNNNNNNNNNNNNNNNNNNNNNNNNNNNNNNNNNNNNNNNNNNNNNNNNNNNNNNNNNNNNNNNNNNNNNNNNNNNNNNNNNNNNNNNNNNNNNNNNNNNNNNNNNNNNNNNNNNNNNNNNNNNNNNNNNNNNNNNNNNNNNNNNNNNNNNNNNNNNNNNNNNNNNNNNNNNNNNNNNNNNNNNNNNNNNNNNNNNNNNNNNNNNNNNNNNNNNNNNNNNNNNNNNNNNNNNNNNNNNNNNNNNNNNNNNNNNNNNNNNNNNNNNNNNNNNNNNNNNNNNNNNNNNNNNNNNNNNNNNNNNNNNNNNNNNNNNNNNNNNNNNNNNNNNNNNNNNNNNNNNNNNNNNNNNNNNNNNNNNNNNNNNNNNNNNNNNNNNNNNNNNNNNNNNNNNNNNNNNNNNNNNNNNNNNNNNNNNNNNNNNNNNNNNNNNNNNNNNNNNNNNNNNNNNNNNNNNNNNNNNNNNNNNNNNNNNNNNNNNNNNNNNNNNNNNNNNNNNNNNNNNNNNNNNNNNNNNNNNNNNNNNNNNNNNNNNNNNNNNNNNNNNNNNNNNNNNNNNNNNNNNNNNNNNNNNNNNNNNNNNNNNNNNNNNNNNNNNNNNNNNNNNNNNNNNNNNNNNNNNNNNNNNNNNNNNNNNNNNNNNNNNNNNNNNNNNNNNNNNNNNNNNNNNNNNNNNNNNNNNNNNNNNNNNNNNNNNNNNNNNNNNNNNNNNNNNNNNNNNNNNNNNNNNNNNNNNNNNNNNNNNNNNNNNNNNNNNNNNNNNNNNNNNNNNNNNNNNNNNNNNNNNNNNNNNNNNNNNNNNNNNNNNNNNNNNNNNNNNNNNNNNNNNNNNNNNNNNNNNNNNNNNNNNNNNNNNNNNNNNNNNNNNNNNNNNNNNNNNNNNNNNNNNNNNNNNNNNNNNNNNNNNNNNNNNNNNNNNNNNNNNNNNNNNNNNNNNNNNNNNNNNNNNNNNNNNNNNNNNNNNNNNNNNNNNNNNNNNNNNNNNNNNNNNNNNNNNNNNNNNNNNNNNNNNNNNNNNNNNNNNNNNNNNNNNNNNNNNNNNNNNNNNNNNNNNNNNNNNNNNNNNNNNNNNNNNNNNNNNNNNNNNNNNNNNNNNNNNNNNNNNNNNNNNNNNNNNNNNNNNNNNNNNNNNNNNNNNNNNNNNNNNNNNNNNNNNNNNNNNNNNNNNNNNNNNNNNNNNNNNNNNNNNNNNNNNNNNNNNNNNNNNNNNNNNNNNNNNNNNNNNNNNNNNNNNNNNNNNNNNNNNNNNNNNNNNNNNNNNNNNNNNNNNNNNNNNNNNNNNNNNNNNNNNNNNNNNNNNNNNNNNNNNNNNNNNNNNNNNNNNNNNNNNNNNNNNNNNNNNNNNNNNNNNNNNNNNNNNNNNNNNNNNNNNNNNNNNNNNNNNNNNNNNNNNNNNNNNNNNNNNNNNNNNNNNNNNNNNNNNNNNNNNNNNNNNNNNNNNNNNNNNNNNNNNNNNNNNNNNNNNNNNNNNNNNNNNNNNNNNNNNNNNNNNNNNNNNNNNNNNNNNNNNNNNNNNNNNNNNNNNNNNNNNNNNNNNNNNNNNNNNNNNNNNNNNNNNNNNNNNNNNNNNNNNNNNNNNNNNNNNNNNNNNNNNNNNNNNNNNNNNNNNNNNNNNNNNNNNNNNNNNNNNNNNNNNNNNNNNNNNNNNNNNNNNNNNNNNNNNNNNNNNNNNNNNNNNNNNNNNNNNNNNNNNNNNNNNNNNNNNNNNNNNNNNNNNNNNNNNNNNNNNNNNNNNNNNNNNNNNNNNNNNNNNNNNNNNNNNNNNNNNNNNNNNNNNNNNNNNNNNNNNNNNNNNNNNNNNNNNNNNNNNNNNNNNNNNNNNNNNNNNNNNNNNNNNNNNNNNNNNNNNNNNNNNNNNNNNNNNNNNNNNNNNNNNNNNNNNNNNNNNNNNNNNNNNNNNNNNNNNNNNNNNNNNNNNNNNNNNNNNNNNNNNNNNNNNNNNNNNNNNNNNNNNNNNNNNNNNNNNNNNNNNNNNNNNNNNNNNNNNNNNNNNNNNNNNNNNNNNNNNNNNNNNNNNNNNNNNNNNNNNNNNNNNNNNNNNNNNNNNNNNNNNNNNNNNNNNNNNNNNNNNNNNNNNNNNNNNNNNNNNNNNNNNNNNNNNNNNNNNNNNNNNNNNNNNNNNNNNNNNNNNNNNNNNNNNNNNNNNNNNNNNNNNNNNNNNNNNNNNNNNNNNNNNNNNNNNNNNNNNNNNNNNNNNNNNNNNNNNNNNNNNNNNNNNNNNNNNNNNNNNNNNNNNNNNNNNNNNNNNNNNNNNNNNNNNNNNNNNNNNNNNNNNNNNNNNNNNNNNNNNNNNNNNNNNNNNNNNNNNNNNNNNNNNNNNNNNNNNNNNNNNNNNNNNNNNNNNNNNNNNNNNNNNNNNNNNNNNNNNNNNNNNNNNNNNNNNNNNNNNNNNNNNNNNNNNNNNNNNNNNNNNNNNNNNNNNNNNNNNNNNNNNNNNNNNNNNNNNNNNNNNNNNNNNNNNNNNNNNNNNNNNNNNNNNNNNNNNNNNNNNNNNNNNNNNNNNNNNNNNNNNNNNNNNNNNNNNNNNNNNNNNNNNNNNNNNNNNNNNNNNNNNNNNNNNNNNNNNNNNNNNNNNNNNNNNNNNNNNNNNNNNNNNNNNNNNNNNNNNNNNNNNNNNNNNNNNNNNNNNNNNNNNNNNNNNNNNNNNNNNNNNNNNNNNNNNNNNNNNNNNNNNNNNNNNNNNNNNNNNNNNNNNNNNNNNNNNNNNNNNNNNNNNNNNNNNNNNNNNNNNNNNNNNNNNNNNNNNNNNNNNNNNNNNNNNNNNNNNNNNNNNNNNNNNNNNNNNNNNNNNNNNNNNNNNNNNNNNNNNNNNNNNNNNNNNNNNNNNNNNNNNNNNNNNNNNNNNNNNNNNNNNNNNNNNNNNNNNNNNNNNNNNNNNNNNNNNNNNNNNNNNNNNNNNNNNNNNNNNNNNNNNNNNNNNNNNNNNNNNNNNNNNNNNNNNNNNNNNNNNNNNNNNNNNNNNNNNNNNNNNNNNNNNNNNNNNNNNNNNNNNNNNNNNNNNNNNNNNNNNNNNNNNNNNNNNNNNNNNNNNNNNNNNNNNNNNNNNNNNNNNNNNNNNNNNNNNNNNNNNNNNNNNNNNNNNNNNNNNNNNNNNNNNNNNNNNNNNNNNNNNNNNNNNNNNNNNNNNNNNNNNNNNNNNNNNNNNNNNNNNNNNNNNNNNNNNNNNNNNNNNNNNNNNNNNNNNNNNNNNNNNNNNNNNNNNNNNNNNNNNNNNNNNNNNNNNNNNNNNNNNNNNNNNNNNNNNNNNNNNNNNNNNNNNNNNNNNNNNNNNNNNNNNNNNNNNNNNNNNNNNNNNNNNNNNNNNNNNNNNNNNNNNNNNNNNNNNNNNNNNNNNNNNNNNNNNNNNNNNNNNNNNNNNNNNNNNNNNNNNNNNNNNNNNNNNNNNNNNNNNNNNNNNNNNNNNNNNNNNNNNNNNNNNNNNNNNNNNNNNNNNNNNNNNNNNNNNNNNNNNNNNNNNNNNNNNNNNNNNNNNNNNNNNNNNNNNNNNNNNNNNNNNNNNNNNNNNNNNNNNNNNNNNNNNNNNNNNNNNNNNNNNNNNNNNNNNNNNNNNNNNNNNNNNNNNNNNNNNNNNNNNNNNNNNNNNNNNNNNNNNNNNNNNNNNNNNNNNNNNNNNNNNNNNNNNNNNNNNNNNNNNNNNNNNNNNNNNNNNNNNNNNNNNNNNNNNNNNNNNNNNNNNNNNNNNNNNNNNNNNNNNNNNNNNNNNNNNNNNNNNNNNNNNNNNNNNNNNNNNNNNNNNNNNNNNNNNNNNNNNNNNNNNNNNNNNNNNNNNNNNNNNNNNNNNNNNNNNNNNNNNNNNNNNNNNNNNNNNNNNNNNNNNNNNNNNNNNNNNNNNNNNNNNNNNNNNNNNNNNNNNNNNNNNNNNNNNNNNNNNNNNNNNNNNNNNNNNNNNNNNNNNNNNNNNNNNNNNNNNNNNNNNNNNNNNNNNNNNNNNNNNNNNNNNNNNNNNNNNNNNNNNNNNNNNNNNNNNNNNNNNNNNNNNNNNNNNNNNNNNNNNNNNNNNNNNNNNNNNNNNNNNNNNNNNNNNNNNNNNNNNNNNNNNNNNNNNNNNNNNNNNNNNNNNNNNNNNNNNNNNNNNNNNNNNNNNNNNNNNNNNNNNNNNNNNNNNNNNNNNNNNNNNNNNNNNNNNNNNNNNNNNNNNNNNNNNNNNNNNNNNNNNNNNNNNNNNNNNNNNNNNNNNNNNNNNNNNNNNNNNNNNNNNNNNNNNNNNNNNNNNNNNNNNNNNNNNNNNNNNNNNNNNNNNNNNNNNNNNNNNNNNNNNNNNNNNNNNNNNNNNNNNNNNNNNNNNNNNNNNNNNNNNNNNNNNNNNNNNNNNNNNNNNNNNNNNNNNNNNNNNNNNNNNNNNNNNNNNNNNNNNNNNNNNNNNNNNNNNNNNNNNNNNNNNNNNNNNNNNNNNNNNNNNNNNNNNNNNNNNNNNNNNNNNNNNNNNNNNNNNNNNNNNNNNNNNNNNNNNNNNNNNNNNNNNNNNNNNNNNNNNNNNNNNNNNNNNNNNNNNNNNNNNNNNNNNNNNNNNNNNNNNNNNNNNNNNNNNNNNNNNNNNNNNNNNNNNNNNNNNNNNNNNNNNNNNNNNNNNNNNNNNNNNNNNNNNNNNNNNNNNNNNNNNNNNNNNNNNNNNNNNNNNNNNNNNNNNNNNNNNNNNNNNNNNNNNNNNNNNNNNNNNNNNNNNNNNNNNNNNNNNNNNNNNNNNNNNNgggggggggggggggtggggggcccgGGGGGTGtggcccgggggcgggggggggggccctgggggCCGGGGCGTGGttgccggggggcgggggggggccctGAGGGGCCCGGTGCGGGTGTCGCTGGGCGGGCGGCGCGGCGCTGAGGGGCTCGGTGCGGGTGTCGCTGGGCGGGCGCCGCGGCCCGCCCCGGAGGGGAAAAGGCGCGCGGGCAGCAGGGCCAGGCGGGCCCGTGTGCGCCTGGCTGCCGGTTTGTAAACAGTGGCCTCACGCGGGGCGGAGCGGCCCGCCCCCGCCGCGCCCGGATTGGAGGCCTGGCGGCCGCGGGCGCTGCGTGCGGGGCGGGAGCGCCTCCCCGGCCGGCGGGCACGGCACGGCACGGCACGGCAGTGTGCACTGCGAGCGCAGCCGAGCGGGCGCACGGCCGGGTCCCGCGGGGCAGGGCGCGTGCGGCAGCGGGCGGTTGGCCCCCGGGGGGGCGGTTTTGTTTCTCGGGCGAGGAGGCGGGCGCCGAAAAGGTGAGTGAGGCGGGACGGGGCCTGCGGGGCTGCCCCCGCGGCGCCTTTGTGTGCCCGCGGTTCCCCGCCGGCCGGCTCGCTCGCCTGCCTCCctttgctgggctgggctgggctgggctgggctgggcggggggggtcCTGCTTCCGATGTATTCGCGGGGCCGGCACCCGGACCCGGTCACAGCCTGGGGGCGGCCCCGGGCTTCTGCGCTGCCCCGCCGTGCTTCGCTTCACTTCGCTTCGGGTTCTGCTTCGGCGTCGCTCCCGCCGGTTCCTGCTTGTCGCCACCGGCCGGGATCGCCCCAGCGCGGCAGCAGGAAGTCTGCGGTCCCGGAGCGTTTTTCCTGGGCGAGTTTGCAGTATAATGTACAActcttaaccccccccccccccaaaaaaaaacccaaacaaataaaaagatgaGTCTGGAGTCTGTTGTTTTAGGAAGTCCGGCGCTGGATTCGCGGAGACATTGTGTACTAAAGGCTGTAGTTGTGGGTTTGGGCTCTGTGTGTGTTAGTGTGGTTGTCTCGGGGGTATTTTACACAAAGCGGTATTGCTTTGTTTGGGTGGGGAAGTTGCAGTGTTTTTCAAGCTGACGTTTTTAGTACTCCCCTCTCCCTTGAAGTTTGTAGTAGGAAGGAGGATTTGTTGAGTTAGCATTAAAAGGGTaaggaggggggtgcaggagagcCAGTGCTGTGCAATCTACAAACTCTATTGTGACGCACTTACTACAACTGattgctgctgccaaacctcctccaGACTTGCTGTGATCAGCACATTAGATAGAACAATGGGGCTGGAACAGGGAACatggccaggaggctctgcacaaTCACTGCAAATACTCCTCGCTCTTGCATTTCAGCACAGTATCCGATCCTTTTATTTAATCACTTGAGGAAATCAGAGcttattggttttgttttttaattaactgaATCAAAGCTTCAGACAGATTTGGAGCATAATGGCCTGGCTGATAAATTCCACTTTAAAACTAAATTCCTTTTGTTTGGACAAAGGCTTTTCACGGTTTATACTTTTGATGCAGGTATCCTAGGAAGGGTGGAAACAGTGGACAGGAAACTACCCATAGATCTGATAGCACTTGATTGTATTTGGGGTGTGGGGAAAGAAGTGAGTAGGTTAAAAGCAAGAAGAATGTAAGCTGAAAGGCATATGCAATACCACTAGAATTCTAACACTATAAGTAAGGACATTGAGAATTTATTGCAAAACCTATTAGATATTACAGTATTATAATAAAGCCTGGAGAACTTACTCATAATGTCTTCCTATTTCTTTGCAGGAAAAAAAGACCAAATGGCAAAGCAATCTTCTGATCTAAATTCAGAGTGCAACAGAGAAGGTGGACAGTTTCAGTCAATTGAAAGGCCAAGTCAGCCTCAGCATCTTAGACCTGGGGCCCCTACCTCTATACAAACACAGTATCAAGGTAATCATTCAGGTGAGGGGGACTTCGCCCAGCAGCCCTCAGGGAGCTCTTCGCCCAGCAGCCCTCAGGGACCATTTGCACCACCCAGTAGCCCCAGTCCATTTGCTACCAGATCCCCACTTTTCATCTTTGTAAGAAGATCCTCACTGCTGTCTAGATCCTCCAGTGGGTATTTCTCTTTCGACACAGACAGGAGTCCTGCGCCTATGAGTTGCGACAAGTCCACGCAGACTCCAAGTCCCCCTTGTCAAGCCTTTAATCATTATCTAAGTGCAATGGGTAAGCAAGATCATGGTAAGAAACCTTTtagctcatggtttatgtttttCAGTAGGGTCTGAATACCCCTGTGGACATTGTATTGCTTTCAGCATCTCAATGTTAATATTGAGGCAGCCAAATTTTTCAGTAAGAACAAAATACTGTATATTATACAGTGCTATCAGGCTGAGCTATTAAACAACAAAAGTAAAATTGAAAACTGCCTTATATTTTATGAACTGATGGGTAAGATTTGAATTCAGTGAACATTTCCTAACGAATTGGAAAGTGGTCCAAGTATCCCTCCTGCCTTTGATTTTCACAGCACATGGAATGTGTTCtggtaaatttaaatattttggattgttTAAGTCTGATACAAAGTCTATAAGGGGacagttctttttatttgaaataactTGTGACCTTACCATGGAGATTTGTCTGTCCGACTAAGGAAGTTGCAATGGAGAGAGGAGATAAAATGTAGAGACCATATTGCTTAGTATAATAAACATAATCTTGGTAGCAAACACTGGAATATAGCACTAAGATTGGAGAGAAGTTTCCATTACTACAAATTCTTAGCAGTTTCCTGAAGATCCAGTTAATCAGAATCCTGGGAGGAAAAGATGTTTACAAACCAGCTCTCTTCAGTTTCTGTTGTCTCTTATTTTCTGGAGTTTTAAAGTTGTCTGTAGATATCCATCTTGGGTTGAAATTTCtgaactggctttttttttttacacacgtTATGCAGGGAATctgtacagttttaaaaatatattttaagttttcTGATTTCAAATAACATTATGAAATGTTATTTTGATATACTTTGCAGCTTCATGCTTAGGTAATACTTTAATACACCATCTCTTCCCAAAAACACATGTAAGATGACCACGCTATTTGACTAACGGATGAAATACTTGActaaaatttaagatttttagttGTAATGTACATGGATGAGTCTGGAGGCTTAAAGGGTCTTTGTGTATGCCTGTCTGGAAAGTGCCCATCAATAGGGTGTCTGAACAGGTGTCCCATTTGGCTGAGTCTTCTGAGACACTGCAACATTTCCTTGGCAGATAGTGAATTTGATCAGTTTGCCACAGGAGTCTGTAAAAGGCGGGTGGTACGGTATGAGACTCTGTTATCTATGTTAGGAGTGCAGAGAAGACTACTAGAGGTGTATTTTCTCAAGTGAGGAGCTTTCCGTGCCTTTGTAGGAGTCCAGAGGaccacctctcttccccctcatCTTTCAAAGTTTCTTTCTAGAATCCACCTTCTGGTTAGGAAAGAGTGGCTAGGACTACTTTCAGAGTGGTGGCTGTTTAATGTACTgtatatatatacctgctactgtattttccactccatgcatctgatgaagcgggttttagcccacgaaagcttatgcccagataaatttgttagtctctaaggtgccacaaggactccgtgTTGTTAGGACTACTTTGGATCCTGTGGTACTCCTCCTTAATCCATTGTAGGGGTTGTTCTTGACTGCCTGTTACTTATGACAAGGCATGTGGGGgtgagattttttccccaaagccaactgcagtggtctccaaagtggggttcGTGCCgcttatttttttgcttggggcggcagggggtgcgtgctcaaaaagtTTTTACTGATAGGAGtgtgcgatcaaaaaagtttggatacCACTGAACTAGAGGACTCAGCTCCTTGCTTCCCATCAAAATTAATGGGGGTTTTGTAGCTAAGAGTCttggacagctttgaaaatctacctgtagtgttttttgttttt
The nucleotide sequence above comes from Trachemys scripta elegans isolate TJP31775 chromosome 3, CAS_Tse_1.0, whole genome shotgun sequence. Encoded proteins:
- the BCL2L11 gene encoding bcl-2-like protein 11 isoform X1, coding for MSSYFFAGKKDQMAKQSSDLNSECNREGGQFQSIERPSQPQHLRPGAPTSIQTQYQGNHSGEGDFAQQPSGSSSPSSPQGPFAPPSSPSPFATRSPLFIFVRRSSLLSRSSSGYFSFDTDRSPAPMSCDKSTQTPSPPCQAFNHYLSAMGKQDHASRWESPSIREDMQPEIWIAQELRRIGDEFNASYCPRRGFLDNPAVNHQIILRLLRYIIRLIWRLQ
- the BCL2L11 gene encoding bcl-2-like protein 11 isoform X3, translated to MAKQSSDLNSECNREGGQFQSIERPSQPQHLRPGAPTSIQTQYQGNHSGEGDFAQQPSGSSSPSSPQGPFAPPSSPSPFATRSPLFIFVRRSSLLSRSSSGYFSFDTDRSPAPMSCDKSTQTPSPPCQAFNHYLSAMASRWESPSIREDMQPEIWIAQELRRIGDEFNASYCPRRGFLDNPAVNHQIILRLLRYIIRLIWRLQ
- the BCL2L11 gene encoding bcl-2-like protein 11 isoform X2 yields the protein MAKQSSDLNSECNREGGQFQSIERPSQPQHLRPGAPTSIQTQYQGNHSGEGDFAQQPSGSSSPSSPQGPFAPPSSPSPFATRSPLFIFVRRSSLLSRSSSGYFSFDTDRSPAPMSCDKSTQTPSPPCQAFNHYLSAMGKQDHASRWESPSIREDMQPEIWIAQELRRIGDEFNASYCPRRGFLDNPAVNHQIILRLLRYIIRLIWRLQ
- the BCL2L11 gene encoding bcl-2-like protein 11 isoform X4 codes for the protein MAKQSSDLNSECNREGGQFQSIERPSQPQHLRPGAPTSIQTQYQGNHSGEGDFAQQPSGSSSPSSPQGPFAPPSSPSPFATRSPLFIFVRRSSLLSRSSSGYFSFDTDRSPAPMSCDKSTQTPSPPCQAFNHYLSAMGKQDHASRWESPSIREDMQPEIWIAQELRRIGDEFNASYCPRRAETRGDRCTGTQGPYRLSER